GAGTTATTTGACATGCGAATGCCGATCGTGCTGACTCGTATGTCCATCACCTTGATGGAAGGGGCAAAGCAGAGGCTGCTAGAAGGGTTTGGCCTTTCTGTGGAAGACGTCTTGACTCGCTTTGGGCAGTGGAAAGAGGAGTGGACGCTGCAGCAGGAGCCACATCCGCTACACGAGCAATTTACCAAGGCGCGTGAGTCCATTCAATCGACTTATCTTCCTCTGGTCGAAGAAGTAGTTCGTCTGGACGGAGGTTTGCGTAATCTCGCGGAGAAAAATGCTGAGATATTGCTTGCCCAGGTAGCTTTTCTCGAGGATCGACTCGTGCGATCATTGCAGCAACAGGACGATGTGGCATACACGCGTTTACAGCGAATCGAGGCCTTTTTATTGCCAGAGGGTGGCTTGCAGGAAAGAAAACTGTCCTTCCTGCCTTTTGCCAACAAGTATGGCTTGGGCCTTGTGGATCGTCTTGTGGAAGCACCTTTTACCCATGATGGTACTCATCAAATCTTTTACGTTTGACAGGAAAAGCGAAATCTATGTCGAAAGCCAAATGGTCGGGTTGTGAACGATCGTTTGGCTTTTTTGCGTGTTATCCCCGAAATAGCAGGACTGCTGGTAATCATTTCACCTGGATTTGACGAAACATTTCCGACAAAATTTGCGTCATACCAGTAAGGTAAGTGCTTCTGTAGAAAGGTGGTCACTTAGATGCAGGACTATATGCGACAATTGGGAAAAAAATCTGCAGTTATGGCGCTCGTACTGTCTTTTGTCTTATTGGGCGTAGCCACCAGCAGTATAGGCGTTCAGCAGGCAGATGCACGAGAAGAGGGAGTATCGACTACGGTTTCGTTTACAGACACAACTGGTCATTGGGCATCAAAGGAGATTATGGCTGCGGCAAAAAGCGGCTTGATTCAAGGCTTTCCGGATGGAAGCTTTCAGCCGGAGCAAACAGTCACACAAGAGCAATTTCTTTCCTTGATCGAACGCGTCATTCCATCATTTGCGGGTCATGAACCCGATGCCTTTATGCGAGAAACGTATCTGTCTCACGCAGCGGGACGTTGGTCTGAAAAAACGTATACACATTTGGCTGCAGCAGGGATCATGCCGACGGGGAAACCGACAGATTCTTTGAATCGTCTGGAGGCTACACGTATCCTGCTAGCTGCGCTGGGGCATCAGTCTGAGGGAGAAAAATACCGAGGAACGAAATCTCACTTTTTCTCTGATCTTTCTACGGATAATGAATCCCAAGTCATGATAGCCTATCCCGCTTACAAAATGGGGATTATGGCAGGGTTTCCGGATGGTACATTCCGACCTGATGAAAAAATCAGCCGAGCACAGGCTGTCGTCCTATTGAATCGTCTAGACCATCAAATAGAGGAGCTCTACCCCGGGATGGTCACAGACAATGAAAAAAAAGCGATGACCGAAGCGGTTTCTACATTCGTCGGGAATGTGATGGATAAGGAAAAAATCCGTCGCTACGATGATCTGGTTGCTTACGTAAAGAAAAATAAGCTGCAAGTGACAGAGTCGTTTTTGCGTGAGCATTTTTCGTTCATGCAGTATGAAGTGTATGATTACATTCGCTTCCCGCGTTTCAACGAGTTAATGTATTATGCGAAAATAGGGATGGGCAAATACCGTATGACCGTTCAATACTACTCGGGAGAACTGGGAGGAAGCGTCGACAAAACGTTCTACCTGTCGTCTGCAGATGGCAAAACGTTTCGATTGATCGGAAAAGACGAATAGAAGCAAAAGAAAGAGGCGAGCCGCATAGGCACGCCTTTTTTGTTGGACAGCAGAGGAAAGGGAGCAAATCAAATGGTTCGGTTACGTCCAGCTCCGATACCTGAAAAAATGAGCAATACGCTCACGATCATCAGCGTCCACAATGGGTACGTCCACGAGTGTGTGAGATCAAACAGAAAACCGATGAACATCGGACCAACGGCAGCGAGCAGGTATCCTACTGACTGTGCCATCCCCGACAATTTCGCAGCTTCGCGGACATGAGAAGCACGGATCACGATAAACGTGAGAGCGAGACTAATACTTGCACCTTGCGCAATCCCCAGCAAGATCAGGCTGATAAACAACAGAACGAGGTTTCCTCCTACGAGCAGTC
This is a stretch of genomic DNA from Brevibacillus choshinensis. It encodes these proteins:
- a CDS encoding S-layer homology domain-containing protein, with amino-acid sequence MQDYMRQLGKKSAVMALVLSFVLLGVATSSIGVQQADAREEGVSTTVSFTDTTGHWASKEIMAAAKSGLIQGFPDGSFQPEQTVTQEQFLSLIERVIPSFAGHEPDAFMRETYLSHAAGRWSEKTYTHLAAAGIMPTGKPTDSLNRLEATRILLAALGHQSEGEKYRGTKSHFFSDLSTDNESQVMIAYPAYKMGIMAGFPDGTFRPDEKISRAQAVVLLNRLDHQIEELYPGMVTDNEKKAMTEAVSTFVGNVMDKEKIRRYDDLVAYVKKNKLQVTESFLREHFSFMQYEVYDYIRFPRFNELMYYAKIGMGKYRMTVQYYSGELGGSVDKTFYLSSADGKTFRLIGKDE